In Bradyrhizobium sp. WBOS07, the genomic window GACCGGCAGGACACGCGCGCGCTGGTGGAGCAGGTGGTCGTCGGCCGCCAGCTACCACGCGAGATGATGAAGCAGATCATTGACAAGACCGATGGCATCCCGCTGTTCGTCGAGGAATTGACCAAGATGGTGCTGGAGTCCGGCTTGCTCGTCGAAGATGCCGGACGCTACCGCCTGAACAGTCCGCTGCCGCCGCTTGCCATCCCCGCGACGCTGCAGGATTCGCTGATGGCGCGGCTCGACCGGCTCGCTCCGGTCAAGGAAGTGGCGCAGATAGGCGCTGCCATCGGCCGAGACTTCTCATATGCGCTGCTGAAATACGTGGCGGGACGCGATGATCTGACCCTGAGCGCTGCCTTGGCACAACTTGAAGAGGCCGAATTGCTGATGCGCCGTGGGGCGCCGCCCGAAGCAGATTATAGTTTCAAGCACGCCCTCGTTCAGGAGGCGGCCTACGAGAGCCTGCTCAAGAGCAAACGGCAGGTGCTTCACACGCGAATTGGCGAGGTCCTGCGCGAGAACTTTCCAGCCGTCGCCGAGACCGAGCCGGAAATCCTGGCACACCACTTCACTGAGGCGGGGCTGAGCGAGGCGGCCCTCGAATGGTGGCGCAAGGCGGGCCATCAGGCGCTGAAACGCTCGGCCTATTCCGAGGCGATCGCGCATCTCGGCAAGGCCATCGCGATCACCGATCAGTTATCTGACGAGCCGCGCGGGATGATGAGCAGGCTGCATCTTCAAATCGCATATGGCCGTGCACTCAGGGGCAGCCTCGGCCATAGTGCTCCCGAAACGGTCGCGGCATGGACGCGGGCGCGCCAGTTCGCAGCCGACATCGATGATCCCGTTGAGCTGGCGCCGGTGCATTCGGGACTCTTCAATGCCTGCCTGACGCACGGCGAGCTCGCTCCGATGCGGGAGTTGGCGGACGCCATCAGGAGCGCGGCCGACCGACGACCGGACTCGCCGGTGGCCGCCGTCGTTGCCCATTGGACGGGCGGCGTCACCTGCTGGTTCGCGGGCGATTACCTCAATGCGAGAACGCATCTCGAGCGGGCGCTGGCGATCTATGGTGCCGAGCCGGATCCCGCGATCTTCAGGGCTTCGGCGCTGGATTTGCCGTTCGTGATCATGAGATTTCTTGCCCTGGTGCTCTGGCCGCTCGGCAGCACCGCTCGTGCGCGCAAGCTTGCTGCGGAAGCGGTGGGTGCTCCGGCAGAAAAACGAGCGCTGTCCCAGGCCAATGCGCTGGTTCATCGCGCAGTGTTCGATGGGGTCTGCGGGGGCATGTTGCAGCAAACAGAGACGATCCTCGCGCTCGGTCTCGCGCGCGAGCACACGATGCCGCTATACGTGGCCGCGGGCACCTACCTGAATGGCCTGGCCAAGTGGCGTGCCGGCGACCGAATGGCCGGACTGGCGGACATGCGTCACGGCTGGACCTCGCTGCGCGAGAACGATTGCTGCCTCTGCGAACCGTTTTGGGGGATGCATGTCGCCATGGCGAATGCGGACCTGGGCGAAGTCGAGACCGGGCTGGCCATCCTGGACGAATTGATCGCCGGGACGGCACAGTCCGGCCAGCATTGGCTCGATGCCGAGCTGCATCGTGTCCGCGGTAAACTCTTGTCGCGCCATGACGGATCCAGTGCCGAAGATGCCCTGAAGCGAGCGCTGGAAATTGCGCGACTCCAGCAGACCCGGACCTTCGAGCTGCGCAGCGCGCTTGAACTTGCCCGGCTGCACGAGACAAATGGCCGAGGGAATGAGATATCCGAGGTGCTTGCTCCCGTGCTCGCTGAATTCGAGGCGGAGCAAAACCTTCCGGAGTTCGTTGAAGCCAGGGAGCTGCTCGCGCAAGCGCATGAGGCACGTTACGTTTCCCCTGGCCGGGCGTTTGGAGGCAGGGGATGACGGTCACGAATTGACGTGCACGAAATCCCGTAGCAACGGATAGATCTCGTTGTTCCAGCGCTTGCCTGAGAACACGCCGTAATGGCCGACGCCGGCCTGCATGTGGTGGACGCGCCGATAGGCGCGCACGCCGGTGCAGAGGTCCTGCGCCGCCAGCGTCTGGCCGATCGAGCAGATGTCGTCCTTCTCGCCCTCGACCGTCATCAGCCCCATGCGGCTGACGGCCTTGGTGTTCACGGGGCGGCCGCGATGCATCAACTTGCCCTGCGGCAGGAGGTGCTCCTGGAACACGTCGCGCACGGTCTCGATGTAGAACTCGGCCGGCAGGTCCATCACCGCGAAATATTCGTCGTAGAAGGTCTTGATGGTCGCGGCCTTGTCCTTCTCGCCCTTGGCGATGTGGTTGGCGAGGTCGAGATGCTGCTTGATGTGACGCTCGAGATTCATCGAGACGAACGCGGTGAGCTGCACGAAGCCGGGATAGACCTTGCGCAGCGCGCCGCGGCATTGCACCGGCACGTAGTTGATCAGGTTCTGCTCGAACCATTCGATCGGCTTGCTCTTGGCGAACTCGTTGACCCGGGTCGGCTGAATACGGGTGTCGATGGGACCTGCCATCAGCGTCAGCGTCGCCGGGCGCGAGGGGTGGTTGTCCTCGCACATGATCGCGGCGGCCGCGAGCGCCGAGACGGAGGGCTGGCAGATCGCGACCATGTGCGGGCGCGGCCCGAGCTGGCCCAGGAAGTCGATCAGGTGCTCGGTGTAGTCGTCGAGCCCGAAGCGGCCTTCGCTGCGCGGAATGTCGCGCGGATTGTGCCAGTCGGTGATGTAGACGTCGTGGTCCTGCAGCAGCGTCTGCACGGTGCCGCGCAACAGCGTCGCGAAATGGCCGGACATCGGCGCCACCAGCAGCATGCGCGGCTGCTCGCCGACCCCGTCTTTCTTGAAGTGCAGCAGCGAGCCGAACGGCGTCGCGTAGGCGATCTCCTCGGTGACGGCCACTTCGCGATTTCCCACCGTCACGCGCTCGATGCCGTAGGCGGGGCGGTGATAGGTCAGGGTCGAGCGTGAGATCAGCTCCAGCGCGGCCGCGAGCCGGCCAATGAGCTGATCCGACATGCCCTGCGGCACCAGATTGAGAAACTTGAGCGCGGACGAAGCCCCCGCGCGCCACGGCGCCGTCAGGTCCATGTGGTTCTGAAAGGCCTGATAATTCATCGACATCATAACTGGAACGCCCACCCGTCCCGCATTGCTATGCAATAACGACGCCAAACCGGGCGGCCGGACCGCCCGCAAAATTGGCACGTCGCTTGCTGCTCACGTCACGGCAGGCACGGGCACATCCGCGAGCCGGCGGAGAGGCGGGATCAGGGAAGGGCCATATGGCGAAGGCGACACTGACCATCAGCAGCAAGAATTATTCGTCCTGGTCGCTGCGCGGCTGGCTGCTGGCGAAATTCTCCGGGCTCGATTTCGAGGAGATCGTCACCGCGCCGGACGATCCGTCGGCGCGCGCGGAGATCCTGTTGCTGTCCTCGTCGATCCTGGTGCCGTGCCTGCGGCACGAGGGCGCCGTGGTCTGGGATACGCTGGCGATCGCCGAATATCTCAACGAGGTGATGCCGGCGGCCGGCCTGTTGCCCGATGACCGCATCCAGCGCGCCCATTGCCGCTCGATCTGCGGCGAAATCCATTCCGGCTTCACCACGCTGCGCGCCTCGCTGCCGGTGAATCTGAAGGGACGTTTTCCCGGCTTCAAGGTCTGGTCGCGGGCCCAGGCCGATATCGACCGCGTCTGGTCGATCTGGCGCGACTGTCTGGAGCGGTCGGGCGGCCCCTTCCTGTTCGGCGCCCAGCGCACCATGGCGGATGCGATGTACGCGCCGGTGGTGACGCGCTTCGTCACCTACGACGTCAAGCTGGAGCCGCAGCTGCAGGCCTATGCCGACACCATCATGGCGATGCCCGAGATGGCCGAATGGATCGCAGCGGCGCGGGAGGAGCCCGCCGAGATCGAGGAGCTCGAGGTCGAATATTAGGCAGCGCTGGTGCGGCCTTGCCTGTTTCGGGGGCGGCGCCGACCGCGGCGGCCTGAGCGGTCTATATCCTTGCCAGCATTAACCTTTGGCGCTTCCGCGCGGCCGAGGCCGCGCGCTGCGCCGTACAGATATTGTACGCACTGCCCTCACCGCATCGACATCTAGCCGTGAACAGGTGCGTACACGGCCTTTCGGCTGATTCGGGCGCGATTCGTTCGGGCCGCGTTCCGTTCGTTAAAGCGAAGCGTGGCGCCGTTGCATTTTGGAACAGATATGGGGCTTCAGGCGGCCCCGCGATGCTTCACGCGCGGCAGGCGCCAGCCGATCACGGTGGCTTCGACCGCGATGCCGGCTTCGTGGTTCTGCCAGCGTCCCTCGACATAGCGGCAGGCGAACGGCAATTGATACGTTCCGCTGTGGTCCTCGCACAGCACTTCAAGCGCCAGGCCCGGCGGCGGTTCTCCGGCGCCGTCGAATTCCGCCAGTCGTCTATCGCGCGTTGCCATTCCGAAAATCTCCCCTAAACAAAGCCGCGGAACGAGCGCCCACTTCCTCCGCGTGCGGATCATCGTTCCCCGTCCGAGGGAACGGCGCAAGCTCAACGCGAGAATGCGGTACGAGTGTGGTAGCCTTTCCCGGCTTTGCGCAAACAGCGCACATTGCCGTGATCGATCGGACGAGGAACCCTTCATGCTGCTTCGAAGCGCTGGCTTTTGTTTCGCGATATTTCTGCTCGCAACGCTGGCGCATGCGCCGGTGCACGCGCAGGACGTGCCCGGCATCGAGATCTGTACGGTCGAGAAGACCATGGAGCGGCGCACCTCCTGCCTGCAGAGCAATGTCGACTTCCTGCAGAAGACGATCACCAAGCTCAATCTCGATCATCAGCAGAAGCTCGATGCCGCCAACCGCCAGATCGACGCGCTGAAGACAGGCATCGCCGGCCTGCAGAAGACGCTTCTCGACCTCCAGGCCGCCCAGGCGAAGACGGCCGAGGACCTGAAGAAGAAGCAGGACGCGCCGCCGGCCAAGGACGCGAAATAGCGCGCCGTTCACGCTACGCGGTAGCGCTCCATCACGCCGCGATCGGGCTCGTAGCCGAGCCCGGGGCCGGAAGGCACTGCGACATGGCCGGTGGCATCGGCATCGATGCGGCCGCCCCAGAGGCAGGCCTCGCGCTTGAGATGAAACATCTCGACCAGCCCGTCGTCGCGCGTCGCCAGCAGATGCAGCGTCGCGAGCAGGCCGGGGCCGAAATAAGGCGAGTGCGGCACGATCTTCACCCCGAGCCGATCGGCGAGCGCGGCGACCTTCACGAATTCCGTGATGCCGCCGACCTTGGTCACCGACGGCTGGGCGTGACTCACCGCGCCCGCCTCCATCATCTGGCGGAATTGATACTCCGTGCAGGCATTCTCGCCGGCGGCGATGTCGAGCCCGCCTTTGCGGCGGACCTCGGCCAGCGCGGCAAAATCCTCCGGCGGCCAGACCGGCTCCTCCAGGAACATCGGCTGCGCGTCCCGGCAGTCTTTCGCGAAGCCGATCGCCTGCGCGGTCGTGAGCGGGCAGTTCATGTCGACCATCAGCGGAATGCCGGGCCCGATCGCCTCGCGGGCGGCGAACACCGCAGGCGCCGTGGTCTCGTGCAGCTTGATCGCGCCATAGCCGAGCGCGAGCGCCTTGCGGCATTCGGCGGCGATGTTGTCGGGCGTACCGATCCGCAGCAGGCTCGCGTAAGCCGGAATCGCCGTGCGCCTGGTCTCGCCGAGCAGGCGATGCAGCGGGACGCCCTCGATCTTGGCCGCAAGGTCCCACAGCGCGATGTCGAGGCCGGAGATCGCGAACATGGTGATGCCGTAGCGGCCGAACAGATGCAGATTGCGCTGGATCTGCTCCATGACGGCGGGGATGCCGGCGGCATCGGGCACCTTCAGCCCGCGGGCCTGCGGTGCGATCATCTCCTCGACCGAGCTGCGCGTGGTGCGGGGACAGACATAGGCGAAGGCGTCGCCCCAGCCGGTCAGCCCGGCATCGGTCGAGACCTCGACCAGCACCATGTCGAGGGCGGTGATCGCCGAGGCGCCCTGGCGGAAGCTCGCGACACCCGCGTCATAGGGAATGCGGATATGGTGTGCCCGCACATCGGTGATGTCCATGACGCGGTTCCTCCGTGCTTTCTGCTGAGCGGTTCTTTCGGCAATGTAGCCGTGAACCGCCGGGCGTTGCCAGTGGCCATTCCCGGTCTATCCTCATGCCGGGACAGCAACGCCGATCAAGCGAAGCGGCCGATGGCCTGCGCATCATCGCCGCGCTTCGAACGAGGGTTAGCCGCCATGAATCCAGCGCAGCGCGCGCTCTGGTATATCGAGAGCCATCTGGCCGAGCCGATGACGCTGGATGACATCGCTGCGGTCTCGGGCGTGTCGCGGTTCCACATCGTGCGTGCGTTTGCCGCAGCGACGGGTCTTCCGGTGATCCGCTACGTGCGCGCCCGCCGGTTGACGGAGGCCGCACGCAGCCTTGCGAACGGCGCACTTGACATCCTGTCGCTGGCGCTGGAGGCGGATTACGGCTCGCACGAAGCATTCACCCGCGCGTTCCGCGACCAGTTCGGCGTCACGCCCGAAGCGGTGAGGGCGGCGACGTGCGTCAGCCACCTCAAGCTTCAGGAGCCGATCCTGATGGATTCCACCATGCTCGACCATCTCGCCCCGCCGCGTTTCGAAACCGCAAAGGCCTTCCTCGTCGCCGGTCCCGCCGAGCGCATCTCCTGCGACAACGGCGCCATGATCCCGGGCCTGTGGCGGCGCTTCCATCAGGAGGTCGCCGACATTCCCGCACGTGTCGGCCAAGGGAGAGATCAAGGGAGAGATCAAGTCGCCTACGGCGTCTGCTGCAATGGCGACGATGCCGGTAATTTCGACTACATCGCCGGCGTCGAGGTCGCCGATTTCTCCGACCTGCCGCGCCGCTTCGCCCGCATCCGCATTCCCGGGCAGCGTTATGCGGTGTTCACCCATGCCGATCATATCGCCTCGGTCCGCCGCACCGTCAACACGATCTGGAATCAGTGGCTGCCGGCATCGGGTCTCGAGGCCGCCGATGCGCCGAATTTCGAGCGCTACGGCGCGGCCTTCGATCCCGTAACCGGCAATGGCGGCTTCGAGATCTGGGTGCCGGTGAGGGAATAGAGCTTCCGCAACGCTGGCATACCCTTCCGGTTGCTTGGCAAGCCGCGGCGACTTTGTCATAACCGCAGGCAAAGCTTGCGTGTGGAGCCGTGCCCGTGCAAGTCATAACAAGCCGGGAGGGTCTCACAATGCCTGACGTCCGCGTTCTCGCCACCGACCTCGAATTTCCCGAAGGGCCGGTCGTGATGCCGGACGGCTCGGTGGTGCTGGTGGAAATCCGCGGCCAGCGCCTGACCCGCGTGTACCCCGACGGCCGTAAGGAGATCGTCGCGAAGATTCCCGGCGGCCCGAACGGCGCCGCGCTCGGTCCTGACGGCAAGATCTACATCTGCAACAATGGCGGTTTCTCCTGGATCCCGACCCGCAACATGATCATGCCGGGCCCGCAGCCGGACGACTATCTCGGCGGCTCGATCCAGCGGGTCGATTTGCACACGGGCAAGATCGAGACCGTCGTGACCAAATGCGGCGCGCACGATCTGCGCGGGCCGAACGATCTGGTGTTCGACAAGCAGGGCGGCCTGTGGTTCTCCGATCTCGGCAAGCGCCGCGCGCGCGACATGGACGTCGGCGGCATGTATTATCTCAAGCCCGGCATGACCGAGCTCGTCGAGATCGTGCACGGCATCCTGCCGGCGAACGGCATCGGGCTGTCGCCGGATGAGAATACCGTCTATATCGCGGAGACGCCGACCGGCCGTCTCTGGGCCTACGAGCTCTCCGCGCCCGGCACGCTGAAGCCGCGCGACGTGATCTATCGCGGCGAGCGCGGCAAGCCGATCTGCGGCCTCGGCGGCTACCAGATGTTCGACTCGCTCGCGGTGGAGGCCGGCGGCAATGTCTGCGTCGCCACTCTCGTGTCCGGCTGCATCTCGGTGATCGCGCCCGACGGCACGCTGGTGGAGCAGGTCCCGACCGGCGACCGCGTCACCACCAACATCGCCTTCGGCGGCCCCGAGCTGAAGACCGCCTACATCACCCTGTCAGGCAAGGGCGAGCTGATCGCCATGGACTGGCCGCGCGGTGGTTTGCCGTTGAATTTCTTGAACAAGTGAATGTATCTGGACGAAATGTGCCAATACATAGGTCGTCGTTCCGGGATGCGTGCGTGAGCACGTAGGCCCGGAATCCATAACCCCGAATCGTGGTTATGGATTCTCAGATGCGCAATTGCGCATCATAGCTCGCGACTTCGTCGCGCCCCGGAAAGACCGCAGTCATTGTGGAGTGAGAAATGCCCTGGCCCGATCCCGTCACCCTGCGCGGACAGCACGCCCGTCTGGAGCCGCTGTCGCATCAGCATCGCGAGGGTCTGGTCGAGGCCGTCAAGGACGGCGAGCTCTCGAAGCTCTGGTACACGGCGATCCCGACGCCCGAGGGCATGGCGAAGGAGATCGACCGCCGCCTGGGCTTGCAGGCCGCGGGCTCGATGCTGCCCTTCACGGTGTTCGATGCCGCCGGCAACATCGTCGGCATGACCACCTACATGAACATCGATGCCGCCAACCGCCGCGTCGAGATCGGCTCGACCTGGTACGGCAAGAGCGCGCAGCGCGGCCCGCTCAACACGCAATGCAAATTGCTGCTGCTGCGGCACGCCTTCGAGGCGCTGAACTGCATCGCGGTCGAGTTCCGCACGCATTTCTTCAACCACCAGAGCCGCCGCGCCATCGAGCGTCTCGGCGCCAAGCAGGACGGCATTTTGCGCAGCCACCAGATCGCGCCGAACGGCACGCTGCGCGACACCGTGGTCTACAGCATCACCGCCGCCGAATGGCCGACGGTGCAGGCGCATCTGGAATTTCAACTCAACGACAAGCCGCGCTAGCAATGAGCGTGATCGGTTTGGTGCATCTGCGGTCGCGCTGCGCTCCCTCCCCCGCAAGCGGGAGAGGTTGGAGCGAGCTCGTGGCCGGCACCATTTATTCAGGACTCATTGCGCGCTAAGGACGCCACCATGGACAGATTTGATTATGTGATCATCGGCGCGGGCTCCGCCGGTTGCGTGCTCACCAATAGGCTCAGCGAAGACCCGAACGTCAGCGTCTGCGTGCTCGAGGCAGGTCCGTCCGACTGGCATCCCTACATCCATCTGCCGGCCGGCTTCATCAAGACCTTCCATATGAAGAGCATCAACTGGGCCTACCAGCAGGAGCCGGGGCCCTGGACCGGCGGGCGCAGCATCTATGCGCCGCGCGGCAAGACGCTCGGCGGCTCGTCCTCGATCAACGGCCATATCTACAATCGCGGCCAGCGCATGGATTTCGACACCTGGGCGCAGATGGGCAATCGCGGCTGGGGCTATGCCGACGTGCTGCCCTACTTCCGTCGGCTGGAGAAGCGCGTCGGCGAGGGCGAGGACACCTATCGCGGCCGCGAGGGCAGCCTCACCGTCACCACCATGGACTGGCGCGATCCGCTCTGCGAAGCCTTCATGGAAGGCGCGGTGTCGCTCGGCATTCCCCGCAATCCCGATTACAACGGCAAGAGCCAGGAAGGCGTCTCCTACTGCCAGCGCACCATCGAGAGGGGCCTGCGCGTCTCCGGCGCGACCGCGTTCCTGAAGCCGGCGATGAAGCGGCCGAACGTGCATGTGCACACCCATGCGCATGCGACGGAGATCATCTTCGAGGGCAAGCGCGCCGTCGGCGTCCGCTACATGAAGGGCGGTCGCGGCGGCACGCCGGTGGAGGTGCGCGCCAACAAGGAGGTGATCCTGTCCGGCGGCACCTATAATTCGCCGCAGCTGTTGCAACTTTCCGGCATCGGCTCGCCCGACCTGCTGCAGCAGCACGGCATCGCCGTGCGTCACGCGCTGCCGGTCGGCGAGGGCCTGCAGGACCATTACGCGCCGCGCACGGTGGCGCGCGTCAAGGACATCAAGACCATCAACGAGCTCCGCCGCGGCCTCTCGCTCTGGATCGAGGCGCTGAAATGGGCGACCGCGCGCCGCGGCCTGCTCTCGCTGTCGCCGACCATGGTCTATTGCTTCTGGCACTCTGGCGAGAGCGCGGAGAGCTCGGATCTTCAGCTCACCTTCACGCCGGCGTCCTACAAGGAAGGCGTGCAGGGCCAGCTCGAGGACGAGCCCGGCATGACCGTGGCCTCCTGGCAGCAGCGCCCGGAGAGCCGCGGCTATGTCCGCATTCGCTCCTCCGATCCGTTCGCACCGCCGATCATCCAGACCAATTATCTCGACGCCGAGCTCGACCGCCGCGTCATCGTCGGCGGCATGAAGCTCGCGCGCCGCCTTTTGAAGTCCGCGCCGCTGTCGCCCTATTACGCCTACGAGGATTTCCCCGGCCCCAACGTCAACACCGACGACGAATTCCTGCACGCCGCCACTGAGCGCGGCACCACCACCTTCCACCCCGGCTGCACCTGCCGCATGGGCCCGGCGGATTCCACCTGGGCGGTGGTCGACGACCAGCTCCGCGTTCACGGCCTCGAAGGCCTCCGCGTCATCGACGCCTCGGTCATGCCGCGCATGATCTCGGCGAACTTGAATGCGTCGACCATGATGATCGCCGACCGCGCCTCGGACCTGATCCGCGGCAAGCAGCCGATGGAAGCCGCACGCATCCCGGACGCAGCGGTGGCGTAGGAGGTTGCCGTGCCCCGGACGCAGCGCAGCGCCTCTTCGGCGATGCGCTGCAGAGCCGGGGCCCATCTATCCACGATCTCCACGTGACGTCTGGGTCCCGGCTCTGCGCAGCAGCGTTGCACGCTGCAGCGCGTCCGGGACACGCGCTCGCTCGCAAGTCTTGCGAGTAATGTAGGGTGGGCAAAGCGAAGCGTGCCCACGTTTCTGTTGCGATGTTGTCGAGGTGGTTGGCACGGCGCAAGTGCGCCTTTGCCCACCCTGCAGGCTTGCTGTGTCGCTCGGCAGTCAAGTCCTTCCTGCAAAAATATTCCACTTTACCGAAATTCGGAATTGCGGCATAGATCGAAACAGCCCGGCCCGACGAAGAGGGGCGGTTCGCGAGTCGTTCGAAACGCGGGCCGGGTTGCGGTGGACGCGGCAGCGTCGGCACGAGAGGTGCGGGCAGGGCGGGGTAGTCCCCTGTGAGCCCGCGGCCGCGTGAGACGAACGGCGCCGAAGTCCGGCGAAGCCTCTTGGCGAAGCCGGATGAGCTGCGTACGGCAAAACCGTGTGGTCCTGGCCGTCGTTGCTACGGTCAAGCTCTTGCGAAGGTGCGAGCGAGCCCAACCGGGCAGACTGCATCATCCAATTCGCGGGGCGAGGGAGGCCAGAGGGAAAGTTCGGCTCCCGGGAGATCACGGCATAAGCCGTCCGACCACCGCGCAGGGAAGGCCGAGTGATCGGCACCACCTGTATGCTGCTGTGCGGTTTTTCTGCGCGTGCGTTTCGCGCAGCAGACCGCGGGTGCGTTGTCAGCACCCGGCCTTCCCTGCGCCCTCTTCATTTTGGGGCGAGGAATGAGAGCAAAGCTCGGGCGAATTAAGCCGCGAGGCCGCGAAGCCGTGTCTGTATCTACACAATCGCTGTCATCGCCCGCGAAGGCGGGCGATCCAGTATTCCAGAGGCCGTTGTGATTGAGCCGACAGGCTGCGGCGTACTGGATTCCCCGCCTTCGCGGGGAATGACAGTGCTGATTGGAGTGACAGCGGAGCGCTATCGCAAGCGAACGCGCGCTACACTTCCCGTCGGCTCAAAAACGCCAGCCGCTCGAACAGGTGCACGTCCTGCTCGTTCTTCAGCAGTGCGCCGTGCAGCGGCGGGATCAGCTTGCGCGGATCGCGCTCGCGCAGCTGCTCGACGCTCATGTCCTCGTTGAGCAGCAGCTTGAGCCAGTCCAGCAACTCCGAGGTCGACGGCTTCTTCTTCAGGCCGGGCACCTCGCGCACCTCGAAGAAGATGCGCAGCGCCTCTTCCACCAGGCGCTTCTTGATGCCGGGGAAGTGGACGTCGACGATGCGGCCCATCGTGTCGGCGTCGGGGAACTTGATGTAGTGGAAGAAGCAGCGGCGCAGGAAGGCGTCCGGCAGCTCCTTCTCGTTGTTGGAGGTGATCATCATGATCGGGCGCTGCTTGGCCTTGATCGTCTCGCCGGTCTCGTAGACATGGAATTCCATGCGGTCGAGCTCGAGCAGCAAATCGTTCGGGAATTCGATGTCGGCCTTGTCGATCTCGTCGATCAGGAGCACCGGGCGCTGCTCGGCGCTGAACGCCTCCCACAGCTTGCCGCGCTTGATGTAGTTCCTGATGTCGGACACGCGCGCATCGCCGAGCTGGCTGTCGCGCAGACGCGACACCGCGTCGTATTCGTAGAGGCCCTGCTGCGCCTTGGTGGTGGACTTGATGTGCCAGGTCAGCAGCGGCGCGTTCAGCGCTTTCGCCACTTCCTCCGCCAGCACCGTCTTGCCGGTGCCGGGCTCGCCCTTGATGAGGAGCGGGCGCTCCAGCACGATCGAGGCATTGACGGCGACCTTGAGATCGTCGGTCGCAACATAGTCCTTGGTGCCGGTAAATTTCATCGCGCGTCCTTGTTGGTCGTCGTCGTGAGGCAATGCCCATGTCGCTGCCTTGGTCACGACACGCGAACGGCCGCACATGGCGGCCGTTCCTGGTTCGGTCAGGCTTTCAGACCCGTTTTATCAGCGAAAGGATGACGAGCACAATCACCGCGCCGATGGTGGCGTCCACGATCGCGCCGACCGTGCCGGTCGCGAGCTGGATGTGCAGCTGGGGCAGCACCCAGCTCGCAACCAGCGCGCCGATGATGCCGACGACGATGTTGCCGATCAGCCCAAATCCCGCCCCGTGGACAATCTTGCCCGCGAGCCAGCCTGCGATCGCGCCGATGATGAGCGCTGCGAGAATTCCCATTGCATACGTCCCCAAGACACCCCGTGAGGGCGCCAATTCTAGAGCAAAAAGCATCCGGGTCCAGCGCCCAGCGGCAGCCTCCGCCCCTTGACGTTCGCCCCCCGACGGGCAATCTGTCACCCATGTTCCTGCAATTCTTCACCTCTCTGCGCGACGCGCAGGTCCCTGTGACGCTGCGCGAATACCTCACGCTGGTGGAGGCGCTCGACGCCGACCTTGCGGACTATTCGGTCGAGAACTTCTATTACCTGTCGCGCGCCTCGCTGGTGAAGGACGAGCGCAATCTCGACAAGTTCGACCGCGTCTTCGGCACGGTGTTCAAGGGGCTGGAAAACCTCCTCGACGCCATGGAGAA contains:
- a CDS encoding adenylate/guanylate cyclase domain-containing protein, which produces MQIAEWLEKLGLGQYAERFAQNGIDVGILPELMDEDFDKLGVLLGHRRKMLRAIAELDPAALIASPSPPHDAERRHLTVMFCDLVGSTALSSRLDPEDLWEVIRAYRVACGRVIAAYDGRIARFVGDGILVYFGYPRAHEDDAERAVRAGLDIIAAIDQLKTGAGERVELRIAIATGLVVVGDLISGDASEEHATIGDTPNLAARLQSLAEPGAVVVASSTRRLLGDLFTFRNLGRREVKGISEPIAVWAVEGASPSESRFEAVRAARSIGFVGRKDEIEFILSRQREAWQGLGQIVLISGEAGIGKSRIVATLSESPSLGTHRRVRYQCSPYHTNSALHPFVAQLDRAAGICLHDTPEQKLDKLEAMLALGTQQVARVTPLIAALLSIPIGDRYPPLGLSPAQQRRQTFAALLDQLEGSARGQPLLLICEDMHWADATTLELFDLAVDRIRALPILVLMTSRPEFEPSWSGLANVSLLRLDRLDRQDTRALVEQVVVGRQLPREMMKQIIDKTDGIPLFVEELTKMVLESGLLVEDAGRYRLNSPLPPLAIPATLQDSLMARLDRLAPVKEVAQIGAAIGRDFSYALLKYVAGRDDLTLSAALAQLEEAELLMRRGAPPEADYSFKHALVQEAAYESLLKSKRQVLHTRIGEVLRENFPAVAETEPEILAHHFTEAGLSEAALEWWRKAGHQALKRSAYSEAIAHLGKAIAITDQLSDEPRGMMSRLHLQIAYGRALRGSLGHSAPETVAAWTRARQFAADIDDPVELAPVHSGLFNACLTHGELAPMRELADAIRSAADRRPDSPVAAVVAHWTGGVTCWFAGDYLNARTHLERALAIYGAEPDPAIFRASALDLPFVIMRFLALVLWPLGSTARARKLAAEAVGAPAEKRALSQANALVHRAVFDGVCGGMLQQTETILALGLAREHTMPLYVAAGTYLNGLAKWRAGDRMAGLADMRHGWTSLRENDCCLCEPFWGMHVAMANADLGEVETGLAILDELIAGTAQSGQHWLDAELHRVRGKLLSRHDGSSAEDALKRALEIARLQQTRTFELRSALELARLHETNGRGNEISEVLAPVLAEFEAEQNLPEFVEARELLAQAHEARYVSPGRAFGGRG
- a CDS encoding polyhydroxyalkanoate depolymerase yields the protein MMSMNYQAFQNHMDLTAPWRAGASSALKFLNLVPQGMSDQLIGRLAAALELISRSTLTYHRPAYGIERVTVGNREVAVTEEIAYATPFGSLLHFKKDGVGEQPRMLLVAPMSGHFATLLRGTVQTLLQDHDVYITDWHNPRDIPRSEGRFGLDDYTEHLIDFLGQLGPRPHMVAICQPSVSALAAAAIMCEDNHPSRPATLTLMAGPIDTRIQPTRVNEFAKSKPIEWFEQNLINYVPVQCRGALRKVYPGFVQLTAFVSMNLERHIKQHLDLANHIAKGEKDKAATIKTFYDEYFAVMDLPAEFYIETVRDVFQEHLLPQGKLMHRGRPVNTKAVSRMGLMTVEGEKDDICSIGQTLAAQDLCTGVRAYRRVHHMQAGVGHYGVFSGKRWNNEIYPLLRDFVHVNS
- a CDS encoding glutathione S-transferase family protein; translated protein: MAKATLTISSKNYSSWSLRGWLLAKFSGLDFEEIVTAPDDPSARAEILLLSSSILVPCLRHEGAVVWDTLAIAEYLNEVMPAAGLLPDDRIQRAHCRSICGEIHSGFTTLRASLPVNLKGRFPGFKVWSRAQADIDRVWSIWRDCLERSGGPFLFGAQRTMADAMYAPVVTRFVTYDVKLEPQLQAYADTIMAMPEMAEWIAAAREEPAEIEELEVEY
- a CDS encoding mandelate racemase/muconate lactonizing enzyme family protein, producing the protein MDITDVRAHHIRIPYDAGVASFRQGASAITALDMVLVEVSTDAGLTGWGDAFAYVCPRTTRSSVEEMIAPQARGLKVPDAAGIPAVMEQIQRNLHLFGRYGITMFAISGLDIALWDLAAKIEGVPLHRLLGETRRTAIPAYASLLRIGTPDNIAAECRKALALGYGAIKLHETTAPAVFAAREAIGPGIPLMVDMNCPLTTAQAIGFAKDCRDAQPMFLEEPVWPPEDFAALAEVRRKGGLDIAAGENACTEYQFRQMMEAGAVSHAQPSVTKVGGITEFVKVAALADRLGVKIVPHSPYFGPGLLATLHLLATRDDGLVEMFHLKREACLWGGRIDADATGHVAVPSGPGLGYEPDRGVMERYRVA
- a CDS encoding AraC family transcriptional regulator — encoded protein: MNPAQRALWYIESHLAEPMTLDDIAAVSGVSRFHIVRAFAAATGLPVIRYVRARRLTEAARSLANGALDILSLALEADYGSHEAFTRAFRDQFGVTPEAVRAATCVSHLKLQEPILMDSTMLDHLAPPRFETAKAFLVAGPAERISCDNGAMIPGLWRRFHQEVADIPARVGQGRDQGRDQVAYGVCCNGDDAGNFDYIAGVEVADFSDLPRRFARIRIPGQRYAVFTHADHIASVRRTVNTIWNQWLPASGLEAADAPNFERYGAAFDPVTGNGGFEIWVPVRE